The genomic region CGACATCACCCAGTCACCTTCGCCGATGGTGTTGCGCGGCAGATACTCCGAACCCTCCGGCGCGAAGTAGCGGGAGCGTGAGTAGCTGGCCGACAGTTTCTCTCGCCGATCGTTGTTGTTCCACACGACGAAGTCGATGACCTGTTTGCCCTCGATGTCGGTGAGGCGAACGATTTGGCCCTGCTTGACGATGCCTGCGTAACCCTGCTTGGCCCCGACGACCTGTTCTTCGATCTTGGTCAGTGACATGGAAATTCTCCTAAGTGATAAGGGTTTGCGTTTTACTTGCCGACCGGGAGGGTGCGGCTCTGCTCGCGTGCGAAGCCCTGGAGGTACCAGGGGCCGAGACCACCCTTGCCCGAGGAACCACTGGATTTCCATCCGCAGAACGTCTGGATGCCCGGCCAGGCGCCGGTGGTCGCCCCGGTGCGACGGTTGACGTAGAGCACGCCGGCCTCGATCCGGTCGAGGAAGTCCTCGACCTCGGTCTCATCGGTGCTGAAAACCCCAGCGGCCAAGCCGTAATCAACCGCGTTAGCCTCGTCGATGGCGGCGTCGAACGAATCCACCTTGGTGATGGTGACGAAGGGCAGGAACAGCTCCTTGCGGGTGAGTTCGTGCCCGGCGGGCAGCGCGGCGACCACGGTCGGATTGACGAAGTAACCTTCCCGGTCGGGCCGGTCTCCGCCGGCGACGATGGTCGCTCCGGCGGCGCGCGCGGATGCCACCGCCTCCTCGAAACGGGCCACGGCGGCCTCATCGATGACGGGGCCCATGAAGGCACCGGCGTCTTCGGGAGCCGATACGGTCAACGCCTGCACTCGCTGGGCCAGTTTCGCAACGAATTCATCGTGCACCTCGGCCTGTACCACCACGCGGGAGCAGGCCGAACACTTCTGACCCGACAGTCCGTACGCCGACCTGGCCACTCCTTCTGCCGCAGCGTCGATGTCGGCGTTACTCGAGACCACCGTGACGTTCTTGCCGCCCATCTCGGCCAGTACCGGTCGACCGAACGGGCCGTCGTTGAGCGCGCGCACCATGTTCCACCCGATCTCCGCCGACCCGGTGAAGGCGATGCCGTCGACCGGCGCGGCCGTCAGCGCCTTGCCGGTGGCAGCGCCCCCATGGATGAGATTGACCACTCCGGCAGGGGTGTGCCGGGCCAGGATCTCGGTGACGATGGCACCCGAACGTGGCGCCTTGTCACTGGGCTTCATCACCACGGTGTTACCCATCAGCAGTGCAGCCGTCGCCATTCCGATGTTAAGGGCGGCGGGGAAGTTGAACGGCCCGATTACGGCGAACACCCCATAGGGACGTAGCAGGTCGGTGTTCTCCTCGTTGGGATCGGCCGAGTTCATCCTGGTACGGAAGTCACCCGACTCCTCGAACTGGGTGGTGTACGTGTCAACGAGGTCGACGACCTCCTGGGCTTCTCCGAGCGCTTCCAACCTCGACTTACCCGTCTCGGCGGACAGGATTCCGGCGATCTCGACCAAACGGTCCTCGAAGTCCCGCTGTGCGGCGCGCAGTGCCGCGGCGCGTTTGACCGTCGAAGTCCGGCGCCAATCCTTCTGCGCCTCCTTGGCTGCGGCCACTGCATCAGCGACTAGCGTCTCGTCGGCTGCGTGAGCCCGGGTGACGACCTCGCCGGGGTGCGCAGGATTGACGCGGGTGAACACCTCGCCGGAGTTGACCTCGCGGCCGCCGATCAGATGACCCAGCGTGCCGCCGGTGGTGCGGCCCTTCTGAAGCGCGGCTTCGAAGGCCTCCGCCGTGCCGACGTCGGTTTGCGTGCTGGCGTAGTTCACGCGTGCATTCACTGTTGTGCTCCTTGCAGGTTGAGTCCGACGACCGCCGGATCGGATGATGCGAGACGGGCTGAATCCCATTTGGATCCAGGACCCGCCAATGTCGGTGTGACACCTTGCAGGTATTCGGTCACCGTCAGCCCGATGGCAGGTGAAAGTTGAATACCGTTGCCGCCAGCGCCGATTGCGCAGACTACGCGCTCGTTCAATGGGTGCGGCCCCACAACAGGTTGCTGATCGAATGACATGGGGTACATACCGGCCCAGCCGCGGCCGATCCCTGCGCCATCGAGCTTCGGTAGGCGCTCGGCGAGCGCCTCGGCGATCTGTTCGGTGAACGATTCATCGGCTTTGTAGGAGACGCTGTCGGGATTGCTGGCGTCCTGGATGGTCTCCTCGGTGTGCAAACCAGCGAACAACGAGACCTCGTTCTCATGCCGAAAGTACAGGCCGGCGCGTCCGCTGCCGGGCACGTAATCCATGACCGATGTCATGACGTACCCCAACGGCTTGCTCAAGGTCACCGTGATCGCCTGATGGCGTTGCGGATTCAGCGTCACAGGTGCACCGAGCAGGTCGCCGACCTTGCCGGCCCATCCGCCGGCCGCGTTCACCACAACGTCGGCGACGACCTCTCCACGAGTTGTCTGCAGTACGAACTCTCCCCCGCTGGCTGAGGTCGCTCCCAGCAGCTTGGCCTTCTGGAGGATTGTGGCTCCGTGCCGGCGCGCGATGTCGCCCATCACGTTGGAGAACAGATGCCCGTCGACGTAACCGTCACTGGGCCCGTACAGGCCTCCGATCCGGTCGCCCATCTCCAGTTGCGGGATGAGCTTGGCGATTTCGGCTCTGTCCAGGACGCGCGCGTCATCGACGCCGTGCTTCCTCTGCAGGTCGATACTGCGGGCGTAGCTTTCGAGCGCCTGTTCCGAATCGCCCAGCCGTAGATAACCGTTGGTGTTGAAGTGCAGACCGTCGGTGGCAGCCAGCTCCTTGGCGAATCGAAGCCCGAACGCGCGCACCGCGATGTCGAACTCGTTCATGTATTGCGTTTCGATGATGCCGATCGACCGGCTCGACGACCCCTCGGCGATGTGTTCGGCTTCCACGACGGTCACATCGAACTGGCCTGCCTTGGCCAGGTGTAACGCCGTCGACAGACCAAGCGCACCGGCACCCACGATCGCCACGCGCGTTCTATTCATCTGATCCTCCATTCCCAGCGCCGCGCCGGGACTTGTTCGCAATGCGCCCACTTAATCGGTGTGCGCACGGATCAGTGTGCCGTCCGTCTCCTCCCGCGTCAATAGCCGTGCAAACTCGTCCGATCCCGATGTCGACTGCACGCATAGCGAACACAGGGGCGAACGTTGCGGTCGAAGCGATCCGGGCCGGTATGTTTTAGATGGCCGCTCACACGTGGCGCGACACAGAGGAGAGCTTTCGATGGAAGACGAGCGCGAACGCCACTACGTGCAATCTCTCGAACGCGGACTGGCCGTCATCCAGTCCTTCAGCGAGTCCCGGGATCGGCAGACAATCGCGGATGTCGCTGAAGCCACCGGATTAACCCGCGCCGCAGCTCGCCGCTTCGTCCTCACCTTGGTGGACCTGGGGTACTTGCGCGCCGATGGGCGCTATTTCGCCATGACGCCCAAGATTCTCGAACTGGGTTACTCGTACTTGACGTCAGCTCCCCTGTCGGCGACCGTGCTGCCACACCTGACCGACCTGATCTCGACGGTGAGATCGAGCACCCCACTATCCATCCTCGACGCGGGCCTCACACTGTTGCAGGGTTCCGACGTCGTTTATGTCGCACACGCACGTGCCGAGAATCTGTTCATGCTGAATGCCTCGACCGGAACTCGCTTTCCTGCCTGGATAACCTCGACTGGTCGAGTGCTGCTGAGCGCTCTGTCCGACCAGGAACTGGACGAGTACCTCAAGGGCGTCGAGATCACCAAGTACACCGACATGACGGTCAATTCGAAGTCTCTGCTACGCAGGAGTATTCGCGACATCACTGCGCGTGGATGGGCCGTTCTTGACCAGGAATTCGACGAACGACTATGCGCCTACGCCGTTCCCGTCTACGATCGCTCGCGGCATCCCGTTGCTGCACTGAACCTCTCGGTGATGCACACGTCGTCGCACCCCGAAGAGTACGAGTCGCCTCTGATTAACACCATGACCAACACCGCCGCTCGCATCGAAGCCGACCTGCGCCTCCGTGGCGGCACCGGCGACTTGGCGCAATCGGTGTAGCGACAACCGGCGGCCCTGCAGCGATGTTCCCGTGTACTGGAACCACACGATGACGGGCGCTCAGACGGGCTCCCTTGAACACCGGATCCATCACCGATTCAACCAGTGCCGACACGTTACCCATGTTGCGCGGCCCGCTAGCTGAACATTGGTCCGAGACTGTCCGGCATCGAAGGGCCCGCTTGGTGTTGCGGCGTCCGTTCACCGAACTCTGCAGTGCAACTTGATCGGTGAATGACGCATCCGGCACCTTGCCAGAAGGCAGTGTCGCCTCCGATGGGTCGGTCAGCTCGTCAGTCCCTCAATCTGGCGTCTCGTTCTGACGCAATTAGCGTGCAATCCGGGCGAGAATCGCGACTACGTGCGTCGTGATCTGATCATGCTCAGAAGTCGGCCACGCAGCGACGAGTTCGACTCCGAGGCTGCGGGGCCGCAACGGGCGGTAGACCACTCCGGCTATGTCTAAGGCAGACGTCGGCGCAGGTACGATCGCTACTCCAAGGCCCGCCGCTACAAGGGTGACCAGGGTCGAGGTTTCCTCAACTTCGTGGCGCACCCGGGGGGTGAAGCCATTGTCGGCGCACAGCGTGGTCAGCAGCGATCCCATGACAGACCGACCGCCACCCACATGCGCCACCAAGTCCTCGTTTCGAAGATCGGCCACCGACAACTCTTTTCGCATGCTCAACCGATGCCCTTCGGGTAGCGCGGCTAGCAGTGCGTCACGGCGGATGATCTCGGTGGACAGCCCCCGATCGACCACCGGAGGACGCAACAGCGCCAGGTCGATGTCCCCTGCGGCCAGCGCAGACAGCTGGGCTGGGGCTAGCATCTCGCCACGCACCCGGACGTCGACGTCGGGAAGCATCTCGCCGAGCGTGCGGACGAGTTGAGGCAGCACCGAATAGGTCGCTGAGCCGACACACCCGATGGTGAGGCGGCCGGTGGTTCCCATGGCGGCGCGACGAGCTAGGTCAGCGGCGTCGTCCACCGAATCGAGGATCTTCACCACCCGTTTCAGGTACGCCTTGCCGGCCGGGGTTAGCTCGACGCTGCGGGTGGTGCGGACCAGCAGCGCGACACCCAACTCGCTTTCGAGCTGCCGGATCTGCTGCGATAGTGGTGGTTGAGCGATGAGCAGCCGCTGCGCAGCGCGGCCGAAGTGGAGTTCTTCGGCGACGGCCCGGAAGTAGCGTAGGTGTCGCAATTCCATTAGGACTTCCTACCTATAAAAACCGCTGAATTAAGTAATTCAGGATACCTGCGCCGCGGCCTACCGTCGAGGCATGGATGTCGTAATCTGCAGTCCTGTCCGAACTCCGGTAGGCCGGATGGGCGGCGCCTTGGCTGCGCTGACCGCCACTGATCTCGCCTCCGCCGCGCTGCGCGCGCTGATCGATCGCACGGGGCTGGGAGAACACGATATCGACGACGTCGTTCTCGGCCACGGCTACGCCAGTGGCGAGGCCCCGGCCATCGGCCGCATCGCCGCTCTGGGAGCTGGCTTGGGCACCAGGGTGCCCGGCCTGCAGATCGATCGCCGGTGCGGTTCCGGTTTGCAGGCAGTGCTCTACGCTGCGGGGCAGGTAGCCACCGGCGCGGCCACTGTGGTGGTAGCCGGCGGGGCGGAATCGATGTCCAATGTCGAGCACTACGCCCTAGGCCTACGGACCGGCGTCCACCAAGGTGGTATCTCGCTGATGGACCGCCTAGACAGGGCCCGCGAAACTGCCGGGGGCAGTTTATATCCCATTCCCGGCGGCATGATCGAAACCGCCGAGAACCTGCGCCGCGAATACGGCATTACGCGTGACGCGCAGGATGAGCTATCGGCGCGCTCCCATCGGCGAGCCGTTGCCGCCCACGAGGCAGGTCATTTCGCAGAGGAACTGGTGCCCGTAATTGTTGCAGGTAAGCGCGGCAAGCCCGATGTCCTCGTTGATCGTGACGAGCATCCGCGGACCGCTATCAGCGTCGAAACGCTGGCCGCGTTGCGTCCGATACGGGCCAAGATCGATGCCGGGTCGACGGTCACCGCCGGTAATGCATCCGGCCAAAGCGACGGCGCCGCGCTGTGTGTCGTCACCACCGCCGCGGACGCGGTCCGGCTGGGACTGACACCGATGCTGGCCCTGCGGTCATGGGCCGTGACTGGCTGCCGCCCCGACGTCATGGGCATCGGCCCCGTGCATGCCAGCGCGACCGCACTTCAGCGAGCCGGACTCACCCTCGACGACATCGACCTGATCGAACTCAACGAGGCGTTCG from Mycolicibacterium sp. YH-1 harbors:
- a CDS encoding aldehyde dehydrogenase family protein, which encodes MNARVNYASTQTDVGTAEAFEAALQKGRTTGGTLGHLIGGREVNSGEVFTRVNPAHPGEVVTRAHAADETLVADAVAAAKEAQKDWRRTSTVKRAAALRAAQRDFEDRLVEIAGILSAETGKSRLEALGEAQEVVDLVDTYTTQFEESGDFRTRMNSADPNEENTDLLRPYGVFAVIGPFNFPAALNIGMATAALLMGNTVVMKPSDKAPRSGAIVTEILARHTPAGVVNLIHGGAATGKALTAAPVDGIAFTGSAEIGWNMVRALNDGPFGRPVLAEMGGKNVTVVSSNADIDAAAEGVARSAYGLSGQKCSACSRVVVQAEVHDEFVAKLAQRVQALTVSAPEDAGAFMGPVIDEAAVARFEEAVASARAAGATIVAGGDRPDREGYFVNPTVVAALPAGHELTRKELFLPFVTITKVDSFDAAIDEANAVDYGLAAGVFSTDETEVEDFLDRIEAGVLYVNRRTGATTGAWPGIQTFCGWKSSGSSGKGGLGPWYLQGFAREQSRTLPVGK
- a CDS encoding FAD-binding oxidoreductase, with protein sequence MNRTRVAIVGAGALGLSTALHLAKAGQFDVTVVEAEHIAEGSSSRSIGIIETQYMNEFDIAVRAFGLRFAKELAATDGLHFNTNGYLRLGDSEQALESYARSIDLQRKHGVDDARVLDRAEIAKLIPQLEMGDRIGGLYGPSDGYVDGHLFSNVMGDIARRHGATILQKAKLLGATSASGGEFVLQTTRGEVVADVVVNAAGGWAGKVGDLLGAPVTLNPQRHQAITVTLSKPLGYVMTSVMDYVPGSGRAGLYFRHENEVSLFAGLHTEETIQDASNPDSVSYKADESFTEQIAEALAERLPKLDGAGIGRGWAGMYPMSFDQQPVVGPHPLNERVVCAIGAGGNGIQLSPAIGLTVTEYLQGVTPTLAGPGSKWDSARLASSDPAVVGLNLQGAQQ
- a CDS encoding IclR family transcriptional regulator C-terminal domain-containing protein — protein: MPSVSSRVNSRANSSDPDVDCTHSEHRGERCGRSDPGRYVLDGRSHVARHRGELSMEDERERHYVQSLERGLAVIQSFSESRDRQTIADVAEATGLTRAAARRFVLTLVDLGYLRADGRYFAMTPKILELGYSYLTSAPLSATVLPHLTDLISTVRSSTPLSILDAGLTLLQGSDVVYVAHARAENLFMLNASTGTRFPAWITSTGRVLLSALSDQELDEYLKGVEITKYTDMTVNSKSLLRRSIRDITARGWAVLDQEFDERLCAYAVPVYDRSRHPVAALNLSVMHTSSHPEEYESPLINTMTNTAARIEADLRLRGGTGDLAQSV
- a CDS encoding LysR substrate-binding domain-containing protein, encoding MELRHLRYFRAVAEELHFGRAAQRLLIAQPPLSQQIRQLESELGVALLVRTTRSVELTPAGKAYLKRVVKILDSVDDAADLARRAAMGTTGRLTIGCVGSATYSVLPQLVRTLGEMLPDVDVRVRGEMLAPAQLSALAAGDIDLALLRPPVVDRGLSTEIIRRDALLAALPEGHRLSMRKELSVADLRNEDLVAHVGGGRSVMGSLLTTLCADNGFTPRVRHEVEETSTLVTLVAAGLGVAIVPAPTSALDIAGVVYRPLRPRSLGVELVAAWPTSEHDQITTHVVAILARIAR
- a CDS encoding acetyl-CoA C-acetyltransferase, translated to MDVVICSPVRTPVGRMGGALAALTATDLASAALRALIDRTGLGEHDIDDVVLGHGYASGEAPAIGRIAALGAGLGTRVPGLQIDRRCGSGLQAVLYAAGQVATGAATVVVAGGAESMSNVEHYALGLRTGVHQGGISLMDRLDRARETAGGSLYPIPGGMIETAENLRREYGITRDAQDELSARSHRRAVAAHEAGHFAEELVPVIVAGKRGKPDVLVDRDEHPRTAISVETLAALRPIRAKIDAGSTVTAGNASGQSDGAALCVVTTAADAVRLGLTPMLALRSWAVTGCRPDVMGIGPVHASATALQRAGLTLDDIDLIELNEAFAAQVLAVLAQWNVDPLDDRLNPNGSGISLGHPIGATGARILATAAHEAWRRGAHTVLETMCIGGGQGLAAVFEVVQ